The Fortiea contorta PCC 7126 genome has a segment encoding these proteins:
- a CDS encoding type II toxin-antitoxin system HicA family toxin — MDLNNKQRQILELIFTNPLPSNILWKDIESLFIALGADITQGRGSRVRVKLNDMKAVFHEPHPQNETDKGAVKSVREFLIKAGIEI; from the coding sequence ATGGATCTCAATAACAAACAACGTCAGATTTTAGAGTTAATTTTTACAAATCCTCTACCATCTAATATTCTTTGGAAAGATATCGAAAGTTTGTTTATCGCTCTAGGTGCTGATATTACTCAAGGTAGAGGTTCGCGGGTTCGAGTGAAATTAAATGATATGAAAGCTGTTTTTCATGAACCGCATCCGCAAAATGAGACAGATAAAGGAGCAGTTAAATCTGTTAGAGAATTTTTGATTAAGGCAGGAATTGAAATATGA